DNA from Devosia yakushimensis:
TCCTGCAAGGCCGTTGACTTGAAAGGTCTTTGCGCTATGGTCCGCGCCGCTGGAGCATTTCCGGCTTGACGGCTGGTTTTACTGACACAGTCCGCCTTTGCTGAAGGTGCCTCAGGGCCACTCTTGCCGACCAGCACTTGTTGCTCTCGCGTATCGTGGCCGCCTCGTGTGCGGACTGTCTGTGTGATTGCCTTCCCAGCCCGCCGCTGACGCAAACCGCATGATCTGACATGCGTCCCTTGCGGTCTTCTTCCCGGTGCGCCGCCTTGAATGTTTCGAGCGGATCCTGCATCGGGCAACAGCTTTGAGTGGAACGACTGAATTTGACCGACGAATTTTCCGGGCTGGGCCTTTCGAGCAAAGTTACCGAGGCGGTGGTGGCTGCGGGTTACACCAAGCCTACCGAAATCCAGGCGCAGGCCATTCCTCATGTCCTGCAGAAGAAGGACATTATCGGCATTGCCCAGACTGGCACGGGCAAGACCGCGTCGTTCGTGCTGCCGATGCTGACGCTGCTGGAAAGCGGCCGCGCTCGTGCACGCATGCCGCGCACTCTTATTCTGGAGCCGACGCGGGAACTTGCCGCGCAGGTGGCCGAGAATTTCGAGAAATATGGCAAGAACCATAAGCTGAGCATGGCGCTGTTGATCGGCGGCGTGTCGTTCGATGACCAGATCAAGAAGCTGGATCGCGGCGTCGATGTGCTGATCGCCACGCCCGGCCGCATGCTCGACCTGTTCGGCCGTGGCCGTATCCTGCTGACCGGCGTCGACATCCTGGTGATCGACGAAGCCGACCGTATGCTGGACATGGGCTTTATCGACGACATCAAGAAGATTTGCAGTCTCTTGCCGGCGCGCCGGCAGACGCTGCTGTTCTCGGCCACCATGCCGCCGGAAGTGCAGAAGCTGGTCAACCAGTTCCTGCGCGACCCGATCCGGCTGGAAGTGGCGCGGCAGAATTCGACGGCCGACACGATCGATCAGAAACTGGTCAAGGTGTCGTCCAAGCCCGAGGACAAGCGCGAAGCGCTGCGGGCGCGGATCGACGCGGCCGAGGGGCTGACCAATGCCATTATCTTCTGCAATCGCAAGCGCGATGTGGCGACCCTCGCCCGTTCGCTGGAGCGGCATGGCTATAGCGTGGGTGCGCTGCATGGCGACATGGACCAGAAGAGCCGCACCGAAACGCTCGATGCCTTCCGGGCCAATAAGCTGACCCTGATGGTGGCCAGCGACGTGGCTGCGCGTGGTCTCGACATTCCCGCGGTGAGCCATGTGTTCAATTTCGACGTGCCCGTGCATGCCGAAGACTATGTGCACCGCATTGGCCGCACCGGCCGTGCTGGCCGGTCTGGTGTCGCCTATACGCTGGTGGGACCGGCCGATGGCAAGCACCTGGATGCCATCGTCAAGCTGATCCAGAAGCCGATCGAATGGCTTGAGGTTGCTGGCGGGGCGGCGCCTGCTGCGGCCGAAGAGGCGCCGGAGGACAGCAAGCCGAAGCGCCCTGCCCGCTCGCGCCGCGGTGGCCCACGCCCGGCGGCCGAGAAAGCCGCGGCGA
Protein-coding regions in this window:
- a CDS encoding DEAD/DEAH box helicase; this encodes MTDEFSGLGLSSKVTEAVVAAGYTKPTEIQAQAIPHVLQKKDIIGIAQTGTGKTASFVLPMLTLLESGRARARMPRTLILEPTRELAAQVAENFEKYGKNHKLSMALLIGGVSFDDQIKKLDRGVDVLIATPGRMLDLFGRGRILLTGVDILVIDEADRMLDMGFIDDIKKICSLLPARRQTLLFSATMPPEVQKLVNQFLRDPIRLEVARQNSTADTIDQKLVKVSSKPEDKREALRARIDAAEGLTNAIIFCNRKRDVATLARSLERHGYSVGALHGDMDQKSRTETLDAFRANKLTLMVASDVAARGLDIPAVSHVFNFDVPVHAEDYVHRIGRTGRAGRSGVAYTLVGPADGKHLDAIVKLIQKPIEWLEVAGGAAPAAAEEAPEDSKPKRPARSRRGGPRPAAEKAAANPDVESAEPAPKSPGRGARPAAEQTEAVEAQPAKPQRSEEAKPPRGRGRRPAESRADESGIDPSSPFGNDGPIPAFLLRSTRTPS